One genomic window of Halococcus salsus includes the following:
- a CDS encoding CRISPR-associated helicase/endonuclease Cas3, whose protein sequence is MKHVLSGTLDMEAFAGSTADESNDEQWYENLLRTYSSIQLADGTAAGGISDKALEAPKFPADAVHSKVEGVSAGAASTGVKGALNAIRSDIQQYIVDQLRSGLAGRLNGGGVVRLTLDTGYGKTLASGLFVEELLAHQAGTLDKNEESTDARAIYALPFTTIADQTASVFEEAFSAAGVDLEDAPLALSIDHHRAETPTDRVAEEREVSTRGAETILSSWRARMTITTTVQLFESVVGPWRSQSTKLPALENAVIVVDEPQAIPIAWRPLVKRAIETLVKEYGATILLMTATQPFLIGENGVEGKSGVEVVDLISDDEIDTIERKAMEAAGIDDIPSRTRYHFDESVSLSDEEGIAPISHQTAGQRIVDSFIEDREPLLAICNTVESTRTLTDVVESCLTASESSPLQVGSLYDELLDPNDERTSTEAVSPKMLTENIKERVREGRVPVFHLSRQISGTKLFTMIESMKHLTEGDELFPHIVVSTQLVEAGVDISYRRVFRDFAPLDSIVQAAGRCNRSFEWGIDGGDVEVWTLKSPGKKGKLPCEAVYSRSRSDISSTISVNTIRRSRNAIDQLHQIVERNVSENGFTESELSTAVESYHQDLASVLSEISESDDILLQAYSRGDGRTLREASLIEDLFEVDVVICATEGDFALVEDYREAVKEEQWETATHLRRQLTQLSVAVTVYSFDSDRWETLSELSQLLPESDGDERVVARSSLIVDERNGIQFN, encoded by the coding sequence ATGAAACACGTGCTCTCAGGTACACTCGATATGGAGGCATTTGCTGGCAGTACCGCTGACGAGAGTAACGATGAGCAGTGGTACGAGAATTTGCTTCGGACATATTCGTCCATCCAACTCGCTGATGGTACTGCTGCGGGAGGAATCTCAGATAAGGCGCTTGAGGCACCGAAATTCCCGGCTGATGCAGTCCACAGCAAAGTAGAGGGTGTATCTGCTGGTGCCGCATCAACAGGTGTGAAAGGTGCGCTCAATGCTATCCGCAGTGATATTCAACAATATATCGTCGACCAGCTACGCAGCGGATTAGCTGGCCGTCTGAATGGTGGCGGAGTTGTCCGACTTACTCTCGATACTGGCTATGGAAAGACTCTCGCCTCGGGGCTATTCGTTGAGGAACTTCTAGCTCATCAAGCCGGAACGCTTGACAAAAACGAAGAGAGCACAGACGCACGCGCGATCTACGCTCTCCCGTTCACCACAATCGCAGATCAGACCGCCAGTGTGTTTGAGGAGGCGTTTTCAGCAGCTGGCGTCGATCTAGAGGACGCCCCACTCGCACTCTCGATTGATCACCACCGCGCTGAAACACCTACTGACCGCGTAGCGGAAGAACGAGAGGTTTCAACGAGAGGAGCCGAGACGATTCTTTCCTCATGGCGGGCGCGTATGACGATCACGACTACTGTCCAACTCTTTGAATCGGTCGTCGGTCCATGGCGTTCACAATCTACGAAACTTCCAGCTCTGGAGAACGCAGTCATTGTTGTCGACGAACCGCAGGCAATCCCAATTGCTTGGCGTCCGCTTGTCAAGCGGGCGATTGAAACACTGGTTAAGGAGTACGGAGCCACGATACTCCTCATGACGGCGACACAGCCATTCCTTATCGGGGAGAATGGGGTTGAGGGTAAATCAGGTGTTGAGGTAGTAGACCTCATCAGTGACGACGAGATCGACACAATCGAACGCAAAGCAATGGAAGCTGCTGGAATTGACGATATTCCCAGTCGGACTCGCTATCACTTTGATGAGAGTGTCTCCCTAAGCGATGAAGAGGGAATTGCGCCAATCAGCCACCAAACTGCAGGACAACGAATAGTGGACTCATTCATTGAGGATAGAGAACCGCTACTTGCGATTTGCAATACGGTTGAGAGCACGCGAACACTGACCGATGTAGTTGAATCGTGCCTCACAGCGAGCGAATCTTCGCCCCTTCAGGTTGGCTCCTTGTACGACGAATTACTCGATCCAAATGATGAGCGCACATCTACCGAAGCAGTCTCTCCCAAAATGCTTACTGAGAATATAAAGGAGAGAGTCAGAGAAGGGCGAGTCCCAGTCTTCCACCTGAGCCGACAGATTTCAGGAACCAAACTATTCACGATGATTGAGTCGATGAAACACCTTACTGAAGGCGACGAGCTGTTTCCACATATTGTCGTCTCCACCCAGCTAGTCGAAGCAGGTGTTGATATTAGTTATCGGCGAGTATTTCGGGACTTCGCGCCACTGGATTCGATTGTTCAAGCTGCAGGTCGGTGCAATCGCTCTTTTGAATGGGGGATTGACGGAGGAGACGTTGAGGTGTGGACGCTTAAGTCACCAGGTAAAAAAGGGAAACTGCCGTGCGAGGCGGTTTACAGCCGATCTAGATCAGACATTTCATCTACGATTTCAGTCAACACCATTCGGCGATCGCGAAATGCTATTGACCAACTTCACCAAATAGTGGAGAGAAACGTGAGTGAGAATGGGTTCACTGAGTCGGAACTGTCCACCGCCGTCGAGAGCTATCACCAAGACCTTGCAAGTGTACTTTCAGAAATCAGCGAGAGTGATGACATTCTTCTCCAGGCGTACAGTCGTGGTGATGGCCGGACGCTTCGTGAAGCTTCGCTGATCGAAGACTTGTTCGAAGTCGATGTTGTAATTTGCGCTACGGAGGGCGATTTCGCTCTCGTTGAAGACTACCGAGAGGCTGTTAAGGAAGAACAATGGGAGACAGCGACGCATTTGCGCCGCCAGCTTACACAGCTCTCTGTCGCCGTCACCGTCTATTCGTTTGACTCCGACCGATGGGAGACCCTTAGCGAGCTCAGTCAATTACTACCAGAGAGCGATGGAGATGAGCGCGTGGTCGCTCGCTCAAGCTTAATTGTCGACGAGCGTAACGGAATTCAATTCAACTGA